In Bradyrhizobium erythrophlei, a single genomic region encodes these proteins:
- a CDS encoding isocitrate lyase/PEP mutase family protein — translation MTRPTTTLKTILDRRQATILAGAANGLFARIVEDLGYEAVYITGAGVANMYLGAPDIGLTTLTEIANHVAAISDAVAIPLLVDADTGFGNAVNMVRTVKVLERAGAAGLQIEDQVFPKKCGHFDGKHVVPLEEMIAKIKAAVDTRKDGDLQIVARTDARAILGLQAAIDRAGAMIEAGADVTFVEAPTSADELAQIAKSLSVPQVANIVFGGRTPELGQKKFAELGFGCVLYANAALQAALKASHEVLASLRQEGSLSSVADRLAGFEVRQQTVSKPKYDELERRYRGG, via the coding sequence ATGACAAGGCCGACGACAACGTTAAAGACCATCCTCGACCGCCGCCAGGCGACGATACTGGCCGGCGCGGCCAACGGGCTGTTCGCGCGGATCGTCGAGGATCTCGGCTATGAGGCCGTCTATATCACCGGCGCCGGCGTCGCCAACATGTATCTCGGCGCGCCCGATATTGGTCTGACCACGCTGACCGAGATCGCCAATCACGTCGCGGCGATTTCGGACGCGGTCGCCATTCCTTTGCTGGTCGACGCCGACACCGGCTTCGGCAATGCGGTGAACATGGTGCGCACCGTGAAGGTGCTGGAGCGGGCAGGCGCCGCCGGACTACAGATCGAGGACCAGGTGTTTCCGAAGAAGTGCGGCCATTTCGACGGCAAGCACGTCGTGCCGCTGGAAGAAATGATTGCGAAGATCAAGGCCGCCGTCGACACGCGCAAGGACGGCGATCTTCAGATCGTCGCGCGTACTGATGCGCGGGCCATTCTGGGCCTTCAGGCCGCGATTGATCGGGCCGGCGCCATGATCGAAGCCGGCGCCGACGTGACCTTTGTGGAAGCGCCGACCTCGGCCGACGAACTGGCGCAGATCGCCAAAAGCCTTTCCGTGCCGCAAGTCGCCAATATCGTGTTCGGCGGCCGCACGCCGGAATTGGGACAGAAAAAATTCGCCGAGCTCGGTTTCGGCTGCGTGCTCTACGCCAACGCCGCGCTTCAGGCGGCACTCAAGGCGTCGCATGAGGTGCTGGCATCGTTGAGGCAGGAGGGCTCGCTTTCGTCCGTCGCCGATCGGCTCGCCGGTTTCGAAGTGCGCCAGCAGACGGTTTCAAAACCAAAATACGACGAACTCGAACGCCGCTATCGTGGGGGATGA
- a CDS encoding LysR family transcriptional regulator has translation MNRISIAQLEAFYWVAELGSVHRAAAHLNVTQPTLSLRLRKLEAELATPVLERYGRGVRVSRAGYAFLAKVKPVLDAYGHLHKAGTPAAVEGRIRIGLAEGFAVVCLRHLVPALAGQYKLLRPEWTVTTSSALEQELSQGNLDLAVLVDPVGDRTLRLLPLGPQTNVWAATTALAKRMGASPRALSRLTVVTTPPPTSMYRNTIAWFSSARQKPGPLCICTSVNAAAQLVAAGIGVGIFPKRMIEAYRPSGALAVVATKPQLTVGRVYLAHHVTADTDRIEAVMRVIESVTADLNYFDVKREHRKSRSKRIVTRR, from the coding sequence ATGAATCGAATCAGCATCGCACAGCTCGAAGCGTTCTACTGGGTCGCCGAACTCGGCTCGGTGCATCGCGCCGCCGCCCACTTGAACGTCACGCAACCGACGCTCTCGCTGCGCTTGCGGAAACTCGAAGCAGAGCTTGCGACGCCAGTGCTCGAGCGGTACGGCCGCGGCGTGCGCGTGTCCCGCGCGGGGTATGCCTTTCTCGCCAAGGTAAAGCCGGTGCTCGACGCCTACGGACATCTTCACAAGGCCGGGACGCCCGCCGCCGTCGAGGGGCGCATCCGAATAGGACTGGCGGAAGGCTTTGCCGTCGTCTGCCTCCGGCACCTGGTGCCTGCGCTCGCCGGTCAATACAAGCTGCTGCGTCCGGAATGGACCGTCACCACCAGCTCGGCGCTCGAGCAGGAACTGTCGCAAGGCAACCTCGATCTCGCCGTTCTCGTCGACCCCGTCGGCGATCGTACCTTGCGACTGCTGCCACTCGGTCCGCAGACCAATGTCTGGGCGGCGACAACCGCTCTCGCTAAGCGGATGGGAGCGTCGCCTCGCGCGTTGTCCCGCCTGACCGTCGTCACCACACCGCCGCCGACTTCGATGTATCGCAACACGATCGCGTGGTTTTCCTCTGCCAGGCAGAAGCCGGGTCCGCTCTGCATTTGCACCAGCGTCAACGCGGCCGCCCAACTCGTTGCGGCGGGGATCGGCGTCGGCATCTTTCCAAAGCGGATGATCGAGGCCTATCGCCCTTCCGGCGCGCTTGCCGTCGTCGCCACCAAGCCGCAGCTCACCGTCGGCCGCGTCTATCTCGCCCACCACGTCACCGCCGATACGGACCGGATCGAGGCAGTCATGCGGGTCATCGAGAGCGTCACGGCCGATCTCAACTACTTCGATGTCAAACGAGAACACCGGAAATCGCGATCGAAGCGCATCGTTACGCGGCGCTGA
- a CDS encoding MFS transporter: protein MTYRRGWIALLIFTVVIINYIDRIALSVAAKPIVAEYGFSPVQMGYLFSGFLWTYVVCLVPLGLLVERIGIKRMVGGGIAIWSTATALTAAASGFVSILAARLVMGASEATTFPACGGAIRQWFPERERGFVTTLFNGGSSAGPAVGAILTAALVSSFDWRTAFVVLGAIGFVWLIAWLIWYGTPEEARWLSEAERTKILTERDGTGVATTKSPPPSSLGYLLSQRSVWGLVLTQACLVYTAYLFLTWLPTYLQSTRELSTMNTGYLTAIPYLCTVMLGVTIARISDRVLSSKDVQAGRRRNFIAAMAILAMLILLAPHVDGLFQLLGVLTLVLTGATTGSGLNFTLASDLLRNPRDVSRVVAITSFGGNFFGLISPIITGYVVAGTGGYTWAFRIAAVLLFCGCLFTLSLTRRPIEPQHA from the coding sequence GTGACCTATCGCCGGGGCTGGATTGCGCTGCTGATTTTTACGGTCGTGATCATCAACTATATCGACCGCATCGCACTGTCGGTGGCGGCAAAGCCGATTGTCGCCGAATACGGATTCTCGCCGGTGCAGATGGGCTATCTGTTTTCCGGCTTCCTGTGGACCTATGTGGTTTGCCTGGTGCCGCTCGGACTTCTGGTCGAACGGATCGGCATCAAGAGAATGGTCGGCGGCGGCATCGCGATCTGGTCGACCGCCACCGCGTTGACGGCCGCGGCAAGCGGCTTTGTCTCGATCCTGGCGGCGCGGCTTGTGATGGGCGCGAGCGAAGCGACGACATTCCCGGCCTGCGGCGGCGCGATCCGCCAATGGTTTCCGGAACGCGAGCGCGGCTTCGTCACGACCTTGTTCAATGGCGGCTCTTCCGCAGGCCCCGCGGTCGGCGCGATTCTCACCGCGGCGCTGGTCAGTTCGTTCGATTGGCGCACCGCCTTCGTCGTACTGGGCGCGATCGGCTTTGTCTGGCTCATCGCATGGCTGATCTGGTACGGCACGCCCGAAGAAGCGCGTTGGCTGAGCGAAGCCGAACGAACGAAAATCCTGACCGAGCGCGACGGTACCGGAGTGGCGACCACGAAGTCGCCGCCGCCGTCTTCGCTCGGCTATCTCCTGAGCCAGCGCAGCGTCTGGGGGCTCGTGCTCACCCAAGCGTGTCTCGTCTACACGGCCTATCTGTTTCTGACGTGGTTGCCGACTTATTTGCAGTCGACCCGCGAGCTCTCGACCATGAACACGGGCTATCTCACCGCAATCCCGTATCTTTGCACCGTCATGCTCGGCGTCACGATTGCCCGCATCAGCGACCGCGTGCTCTCGTCAAAAGACGTCCAGGCCGGCCGCCGCCGCAACTTCATCGCGGCCATGGCGATCCTCGCGATGCTGATCCTGCTCGCCCCGCACGTCGATGGCCTGTTCCAGTTATTGGGTGTGCTGACCCTGGTGTTGACGGGGGCGACGACGGGTTCGGGCTTGAACTTCACGCTCGCCAGCGACCTCTTGCGCAATCCACGTGACGTCTCGCGCGTGGTTGCCATCACGTCTTTCGGAGGCAATTTTTTTGGCCTCATTTCACCGATCATCACCGGCTATGTGGTTGCCGGCACCGGCGGCTATACCTGGGCGTTCCGCATCGCGGCAGTGCTGTTGTTTTGCGGATGCCTCTTTACGCTCAGCCTGACGCGCCGGCCGATCGAACCGCAGCACGCCTGA
- a CDS encoding HD domain-containing protein → MANTMKHHYARLRRPVTDETRAGVIEDFPEIELVPDKALGNLCVEAWSHSLCCSDYKRIRDIPPWGNPNGPILSKGSQTDHLRGVVRTTKVLAEEFEHSHPNVRIDWDVLMAGSVCHDVGKPYEFDPSNRARWQADPADSGSPTFRHSVFGMHVCLTVGLPEEVAHIAVGHSFEGLHMGVSAECMIVRQADHGWWHVAGALGLLEPATIGALPNNLRARNL, encoded by the coding sequence ATGGCAAACACGATGAAGCACCATTACGCGAGACTGCGCCGTCCCGTCACCGACGAGACGCGCGCGGGCGTCATCGAGGATTTTCCCGAAATCGAGCTGGTGCCGGACAAGGCGCTCGGCAATCTCTGTGTCGAGGCCTGGAGCCATTCGCTGTGCTGCTCGGATTACAAGCGGATCAGGGATATCCCGCCCTGGGGCAATCCGAACGGCCCGATCCTGAGCAAGGGAAGCCAGACCGATCATCTGCGCGGCGTGGTGCGCACGACCAAGGTGCTGGCGGAGGAATTCGAGCATTCGCATCCGAACGTTCGCATCGACTGGGATGTGCTGATGGCAGGCTCCGTCTGCCATGACGTCGGCAAGCCTTACGAGTTCGATCCGAGCAACCGCGCGCGGTGGCAGGCCGATCCGGCCGACAGCGGTTCGCCGACGTTCCGTCACTCCGTTTTTGGCATGCACGTTTGCCTGACGGTGGGTCTGCCGGAAGAAGTCGCGCACATCGCGGTCGGCCACTCCTTCGAAGGGCTCCACATGGGCGTGAGCGCCGAATGCATGATCGTCCGCCAGGCCGACCATGGTTGGTGGCACGTCGCCGGCGCGCTGGGCCTGCTCGAGCCGGCGACCATCGGCGCGCTGCCGAATAATTTGCGCGCCCGCAATCTCTAA
- a CDS encoding efflux transporter outer membrane subunit, with translation MSSFHRRRGGAIAAVMTLLCGTTLSACTLGPDFVEPNPHLPDNKTFGGQTVTDAHLPAPTDPNWWKIFGDPVLTNLEGRIAEANLDVRTAAIRIAESRFQRGVAAAAELPSINGDAKYQRELYSQNGIVSLLTPLLGPSAGSIPPINEYTVGFDMSWELDLWGRVRRQVESADAQVTQAEDRRRDALVSSLAELARNYIQLRGTQEQIRIAENNVRVDRDILQLAQQLQQKGVRSGLDAENAAAQVEGIRAQVPALQQQEIQYQNAIALLLDLPPSSLNGELGSWRALRLPPHVPLGMPSELARRRPDIRQAEDQLHEATANVGVAVASFYPKFQLNGQVVLDSLQFNSLFKASSLQYNAGPSVTLPIFDGARLKSSLALSEAQQAEAALGYHKTVLQAWHEVVNAIAALRLEQVRRARLRAQLDHTRAALDLSRSRYNDGVADFITVLDAERSLLQNEQQYAQSTTNVALYLVTLFKALGGGWEQQLPDPPRPMVVQVNQTVAADPKPQ, from the coding sequence ATGTCGAGTTTCCACCGTCGCCGCGGCGGCGCCATCGCTGCTGTCATGACGCTGCTTTGTGGCACCACGCTTTCCGCCTGTACGCTTGGGCCCGACTTCGTCGAGCCGAATCCGCATTTACCCGACAACAAGACGTTCGGCGGCCAAACGGTCACGGACGCGCATCTGCCGGCGCCGACCGATCCGAACTGGTGGAAAATCTTCGGCGACCCGGTTTTGACCAATCTCGAAGGCCGCATTGCGGAGGCCAATCTCGATGTGCGGACCGCCGCAATCCGCATCGCCGAAAGCCGCTTCCAGCGCGGCGTCGCGGCTGCCGCCGAACTTCCCTCGATCAACGGCGACGCCAAGTACCAGCGCGAACTCTACAGCCAGAACGGCATTGTCAGCCTTCTGACGCCCCTGCTCGGCCCTTCGGCGGGCAGCATTCCGCCGATCAACGAATATACGGTCGGCTTCGACATGTCGTGGGAGCTCGATCTCTGGGGCCGCGTGCGACGGCAGGTCGAGTCCGCCGACGCTCAAGTCACCCAGGCGGAAGACCGGCGCCGCGATGCGCTGGTGTCGAGCCTCGCCGAACTCGCGCGCAACTACATCCAGCTTCGCGGCACGCAGGAGCAGATCCGCATCGCCGAGAACAATGTCAGGGTCGATCGCGATATTCTTCAGCTCGCCCAACAGCTCCAGCAGAAGGGCGTGCGCAGCGGTCTTGACGCCGAGAACGCCGCAGCGCAGGTCGAAGGCATTCGCGCGCAAGTGCCGGCGCTTCAGCAGCAGGAAATCCAGTATCAGAACGCGATCGCGCTGCTGCTCGATTTGCCGCCGTCCTCGCTCAACGGCGAACTCGGTTCGTGGCGCGCGCTCCGCCTGCCGCCGCACGTCCCTCTGGGCATGCCGTCGGAACTGGCGCGCCGCCGGCCGGATATCCGCCAGGCCGAGGATCAGCTGCATGAAGCGACCGCCAATGTCGGCGTTGCGGTAGCCTCGTTCTATCCGAAGTTCCAGCTCAACGGACAGGTCGTGCTGGACTCGCTCCAGTTCAACAGCCTGTTCAAGGCAAGCTCGCTGCAATACAACGCCGGCCCCAGCGTGACGCTGCCGATCTTCGACGGCGCGCGGCTGAAGAGTTCGCTGGCGTTGAGCGAGGCGCAGCAGGCCGAAGCAGCCCTCGGCTATCACAAGACGGTGCTGCAAGCCTGGCACGAAGTGGTCAACGCGATCGCGGCGCTCCGGCTCGAACAGGTCCGCCGCGCGCGGCTGCGCGCCCAGCTCGATCACACCCGCGCCGCGCTCGATCTTTCCCGCTCACGCTATAATGACGGCGTCGCCGACTTCATCACGGTGCTCGATGCCGAGCGCAGCCTGTTGCAGAACGAGCAGCAATATGCGCAGAGCACCACCAATGTCGCGCTCTATCTGGTCACCTTGTTCAAGGCGCTCGGCGGCGGCTGGGAACAGCAACTCCCCGACCCGCCAAGGCCGATGGTGGTCCAGGTCAACCAGACCGTCGCGGCCGATCCAAAGCCGCAGTAA
- a CDS encoding DHA2 family efflux MFS transporter permease subunit, producing MSDAKLEEQWKPQYNPWLIAVIVTSAAFMEILDTTIVNVALPHIAGSLSSSNDEATWALTSYLVANGIVLTISGWLSDLFGRKRYFIICIIMFTVCSFLCGIAQSLTQLIIFRLMQGFFGGGLQPNQQSIILDYFPPAKRGAAFGVTAIATIVAPVLGPTLGGFITDQVTWRWIFFLNVPVGMVAAFFVSVMVEDPPWEKNRRSRGIDYIGLSLITIGLGCLEIMLDRGEDADWFHSNFICLMALLAFLGILGAIGWLLIARKPIVDLSVFADRNFTGGCIMIGATGGILYASAVLIPQFAQTVLLYTATWAGLILSPGGIAVIILIPFVGRLMTKIQIRYLIAGGFTIIGCALLYSSTLVPNIDFKTLVFMRTFQSAGLAFLFVPISTIAYMTLPRELNGDGAALFAMFRNIFGSIGIALATAQVTERSQVHQSYLSQWTTPFNQPYQALVAQYEQTLHSLGRVGAAAHDAAVGRVYQVFRTQAAILGYRDVFFYCAIVAFLIVPLCFLLSPKTGGTRGGGH from the coding sequence ATGAGCGACGCCAAGCTAGAGGAGCAATGGAAGCCGCAATATAATCCGTGGCTCATCGCGGTGATCGTGACGAGCGCCGCGTTCATGGAAATTCTCGACACCACGATCGTGAACGTGGCGCTGCCGCACATTGCTGGAAGCCTGTCGTCGAGCAATGACGAAGCCACCTGGGCGCTGACCTCCTATCTCGTCGCCAACGGCATCGTGCTGACGATCTCCGGATGGCTCAGCGACCTGTTCGGCCGCAAGCGCTACTTCATCATCTGCATCATCATGTTCACGGTGTGCTCGTTCCTGTGCGGGATCGCGCAAAGCCTGACCCAGCTCATCATCTTTCGGCTGATGCAGGGATTCTTCGGCGGCGGACTGCAGCCGAACCAGCAATCGATCATTCTCGATTATTTTCCGCCCGCCAAGCGCGGCGCGGCCTTCGGCGTCACCGCGATCGCAACCATCGTGGCGCCGGTGCTGGGGCCGACGCTGGGCGGCTTCATTACCGATCAGGTGACCTGGCGCTGGATCTTCTTTCTCAACGTCCCGGTCGGCATGGTCGCCGCCTTCTTCGTTTCGGTGATGGTCGAAGACCCGCCGTGGGAAAAGAACCGGCGCAGCCGCGGCATCGACTATATCGGTCTCTCCCTGATCACGATCGGCCTCGGTTGTCTCGAGATCATGCTCGACCGAGGCGAGGATGCCGACTGGTTCCATTCTAACTTCATCTGCCTGATGGCGCTGCTCGCTTTCCTTGGGATACTTGGCGCGATCGGCTGGCTGCTGATCGCCAGGAAGCCTATCGTCGATCTGTCGGTGTTCGCCGACCGGAACTTCACCGGCGGCTGCATCATGATCGGAGCCACCGGCGGCATTTTGTACGCGAGCGCCGTCTTGATCCCGCAATTCGCCCAGACTGTGCTGTTGTACACGGCGACCTGGGCCGGCCTGATCCTGTCGCCCGGTGGGATCGCGGTCATCATCCTGATTCCCTTCGTCGGCCGGCTGATGACCAAGATCCAGATTCGCTATCTGATCGCCGGCGGCTTCACCATCATCGGCTGCGCGCTGCTTTATTCGAGCACGCTGGTGCCGAACATCGATTTCAAGACGCTGGTCTTCATGCGAACCTTCCAGTCGGCGGGGCTTGCCTTCCTGTTCGTGCCGATCTCGACCATCGCCTACATGACGCTGCCGCGGGAACTCAATGGCGACGGCGCGGCGTTGTTTGCGATGTTTCGAAACATCTTCGGCTCGATCGGCATTGCGCTCGCAACCGCGCAGGTGACCGAGCGCTCCCAGGTTCATCAGAGTTATCTCTCGCAATGGACCACGCCGTTCAACCAGCCCTATCAGGCGCTGGTCGCGCAATATGAACAGACGCTGCACTCACTCGGCCGCGTCGGTGCCGCCGCGCATGACGCCGCGGTCGGGCGCGTCTATCAGGTGTTCAGGACGCAGGCTGCGATCCTCGGCTATCGCGACGTGTTCTTCTACTGCGCGATCGTCGCGTTCCTGATTGTACCGCTGTGCTTCCTGCTGTCGCCGAAGACCGGCGGCACGCGGGGCGGAGGCCATTGA
- a CDS encoding HlyD family secretion protein, which produces MSVDEVDATTRSPEAKRAERQDEAPAPGEAKPDSAKAAPGDSGKAAVASAREEARKKRRPTVFIIGVVVIALLVIGGIYYWLTTRNIEETDDAYTDGRAITIAPRISGAVISLDVDDNQFVKQGQPLIHIDPRQYQIDREQAEGALATAQAQYRGQQFGLEVAKKNFPAQLEVAKAQLEQAQATRARTKADYERQKALPKAATSQQDVDAAEAALKQAEAQIALAEAQVRQNSPVPERIGETDAAVGQLKGQVEQAQARLDQANLNLSWTQVAAPQDGWVTKRNVETGNYVAPGQQIFSIVAPEIWITANFKESQLVNMRPGQRVEIRVDAYPHLRLEGHVDSIQLGSGSKFTAFPPENATGNFIKIVQRVPVKIVIDKGLDPKVPLPLGISAVPTVTVR; this is translated from the coding sequence ATGTCGGTTGACGAAGTCGATGCAACAACCCGTTCGCCCGAAGCGAAGCGGGCTGAGCGTCAAGACGAGGCGCCTGCGCCCGGCGAGGCAAAGCCGGATTCCGCAAAGGCCGCGCCCGGGGATAGTGGCAAGGCGGCCGTCGCCTCCGCGCGCGAGGAAGCCCGAAAAAAACGCCGGCCCACCGTCTTCATCATCGGCGTTGTGGTGATCGCGCTGCTGGTGATCGGCGGCATTTATTACTGGCTGACGACGCGCAATATCGAGGAAACCGACGACGCCTATACCGATGGCCGCGCCATCACGATCGCGCCGCGCATCTCGGGCGCGGTGATCTCGCTCGACGTCGACGACAACCAGTTCGTCAAGCAAGGCCAGCCGCTGATCCATATCGATCCACGGCAATACCAGATCGACCGCGAACAGGCCGAAGGCGCGTTGGCGACGGCGCAGGCGCAATATCGCGGGCAGCAATTCGGCCTCGAGGTTGCGAAGAAGAATTTCCCGGCGCAGCTAGAGGTCGCAAAGGCGCAGCTCGAACAGGCCCAGGCGACGCGGGCGAGAACCAAGGCCGATTACGAGCGTCAAAAGGCGCTGCCGAAGGCTGCGACCTCGCAACAGGATGTCGATGCGGCGGAAGCCGCATTGAAGCAGGCGGAAGCGCAGATCGCGCTTGCCGAAGCACAGGTGAGGCAGAACTCGCCGGTGCCGGAGCGGATCGGCGAGACGGATGCGGCGGTCGGCCAGCTCAAGGGACAGGTCGAACAGGCGCAGGCGCGGCTCGACCAGGCGAATTTGAACCTGTCCTGGACACAGGTCGCCGCGCCGCAGGACGGCTGGGTGACCAAGCGCAACGTCGAAACCGGTAACTACGTCGCGCCCGGCCAGCAGATCTTCTCGATCGTCGCGCCGGAAATCTGGATCACGGCGAACTTCAAGGAGAGCCAGCTCGTCAACATGCGGCCCGGCCAGCGCGTCGAGATCCGCGTCGACGCCTATCCGCATCTGCGGCTCGAGGGTCATGTCGACAGCATCCAGCTCGGTTCCGGCTCGAAGTTCACGGCCTTCCCGCCCGAAAACGCCACCGGCAATTTCATCAAGATCGTTCAGCGCGTGCCGGTGAAGATCGTGATCGACAAAGGGCTCGATCCCAAGGTGCCGCTGCCGCTCGGGATTTCGGCGGTGCCTACGGTCACGGTGCGATGA
- a CDS encoding TetR/AcrR family transcriptional regulator, with protein sequence MPKEAVIRKVPRGERRREELIDVAEKIFLARGFPETTMQMIAEAAGASKETLYRHFESKELLFAEIVSRKARAISGPDGAIARGGSAEVVLSALGTSLLTTVCTGQGAFLFRTVVAEAARTPELGDLFFERGPGATVDRLTQYLKDATKRGELHCDDPAVAARLFLGAVAAQFHLRRLLQSNWKPPAASEIDRHVTAAVSMFLKEFGPQRTGDRR encoded by the coding sequence ATGCCTAAAGAAGCGGTCATTCGAAAAGTTCCGCGCGGCGAACGGCGGCGCGAGGAACTGATTGACGTTGCTGAGAAAATTTTCTTGGCGCGCGGCTTCCCCGAGACCACGATGCAGATGATCGCGGAAGCGGCCGGTGCCTCCAAGGAAACGCTGTACCGGCATTTTGAAAGCAAGGAGCTCCTGTTTGCCGAGATCGTCAGCCGCAAGGCGCGGGCGATCTCCGGTCCCGATGGCGCGATTGCGCGCGGGGGCAGCGCGGAAGTCGTGCTATCGGCGCTCGGCACCAGTCTTCTGACGACCGTCTGCACTGGCCAGGGGGCATTCCTGTTTCGGACCGTCGTCGCCGAGGCTGCGCGGACGCCGGAGCTAGGCGATCTCTTTTTTGAACGCGGCCCCGGGGCCACCGTCGATCGGCTCACGCAATATCTGAAGGACGCCACCAAGCGAGGCGAATTGCATTGCGACGACCCGGCCGTCGCGGCGCGGTTGTTTCTTGGCGCGGTGGCGGCGCAATTCCACCTCCGCCGTCTGTTGCAATCGAACTGGAAGCCGCCGGCGGCGAGCGAAATCGATCGTCACGTCACGGCAGCCGTCTCGATGTTCCTGAAAGAATTCGGCCCGCAGCGGACAGGCGACAGACGGTAG
- a CDS encoding nucleoside deaminase, which translates to MTDHAFFMAKAYDQALASYQSGGVPVGSVLVRGGEIVGEGHNQRVQKSDPIAHGEMDCLRRAGRQRSYRDTVIYTTLSPCMMCTGTIILFKIPTVVIGECVNFGGNEQLLRDRGVNVIDLKDPRCIELMARFIRERPDIWNEDIAE; encoded by the coding sequence ATGACCGATCATGCATTCTTTATGGCCAAGGCCTACGACCAGGCGCTGGCGAGCTATCAAAGCGGCGGCGTGCCCGTCGGCAGCGTGCTGGTTCGTGGCGGCGAGATCGTCGGCGAGGGCCACAACCAGCGGGTCCAGAAGTCCGACCCGATCGCGCATGGCGAAATGGATTGCCTGCGCAGGGCCGGACGGCAGCGCAGTTACCGTGACACGGTGATCTATACGACGCTGTCGCCGTGCATGATGTGCACGGGTACGATCATCCTGTTCAAGATCCCGACGGTCGTGATTGGCGAGTGCGTCAATTTCGGTGGCAACGAGCAATTGTTGCGGGACCGCGGCGTCAACGTGATCGACCTGAAGGATCCACGATGCATCGAGCTGATGGCGCGGTTCATCCGCGAGCGGCCGGATATCTGGAACGAGGACATCGCGGAGTAG
- a CDS encoding ABC transporter substrate-binding protein — MKQSLAITAGLALGLAVSSAQAADSVTIQLKWVTQAQFAGYYVAKEKGFYKDAGLDVTIKPGGPDVAPPQIIAGGGADVTVDWMPSALASREKGVPLVNISQTFKRSGLMLTCRAETGIKKPTDFKGKTIGVWYGGNEYPFLSWMSKLNLKTDASPAGVKVIKQGFNVDPLLQKQADCVSTMTYNEYWQVIDGGYKPSQLVVFKYEDEGVATLEDGLYVLEKNLKDPAFVAKMAKFVKASMKGWDYAKTHVDEAVKIILAADTTGAKTEKDQKRMMGEVAKLLGESNGKLDVKDYDRTVAELMAGGSDPVITKKPEGAYSFAVYDAMK, encoded by the coding sequence ATGAAACAGAGTCTCGCTATCACCGCCGGTCTCGCGCTCGGTCTTGCGGTTTCGTCCGCCCAGGCCGCCGATTCCGTGACCATTCAGCTCAAATGGGTCACCCAGGCGCAGTTCGCCGGCTACTACGTCGCCAAGGAGAAGGGCTTCTACAAGGACGCAGGCCTTGACGTCACGATCAAGCCGGGCGGCCCCGACGTCGCCCCGCCGCAGATCATCGCCGGCGGCGGCGCCGACGTCACCGTTGACTGGATGCCGTCCGCGCTCGCCTCGCGCGAAAAGGGCGTGCCGCTCGTCAACATCTCGCAGACCTTCAAGCGCTCCGGGCTGATGCTGACCTGCCGCGCCGAGACCGGCATCAAGAAGCCCACCGACTTCAAGGGCAAGACCATCGGCGTCTGGTATGGCGGCAACGAATATCCGTTCCTGTCCTGGATGTCGAAGCTCAACCTCAAGACCGACGCCTCGCCAGCCGGCGTGAAGGTCATCAAGCAGGGCTTCAACGTCGATCCGCTGTTGCAGAAGCAGGCCGACTGCGTCTCCACCATGACCTACAACGAATACTGGCAGGTGATCGACGGCGGCTACAAGCCGAGCCAGCTCGTGGTCTTCAAGTACGAAGACGAGGGCGTGGCAACGCTGGAAGACGGGCTCTACGTTCTGGAGAAGAACCTGAAGGACCCGGCCTTCGTCGCCAAGATGGCGAAGTTCGTGAAGGCCTCGATGAAGGGCTGGGACTACGCCAAGACCCATGTTGACGAAGCCGTGAAGATCATTCTCGCCGCCGACACCACCGGCGCCAAGACCGAGAAGGACCAGAAGCGCATGATGGGCGAGGTCGCCAAGCTGCTCGGCGAGAGCAACGGCAAGCTCGACGTCAAGGACTACGACCGCACGGTCGCCGAATTGATGGCGGGCGGCTCCGATCCCGTCATCACCAAGAAGCCGGAAGGCGCCTACTCCTTCGCCGTCTATGACGCGATGAAGTAG